A part of Olleya sp. Bg11-27 genomic DNA contains:
- the udk gene encoding uridine kinase produces MLIIGIAGGTGCGKTTVVNQILTQLPEGEVGIISQDSYYKDTSHLSYDERIKINFDHPRSIDFELLEQHLKELKAGQAIEQPVYSFVKHNRTGDTIKTKPRKVMIVEGILILTHPELREMFDIKIFVHADSDERLIRRLKRDITERGRDIDEVLARYQNTLKPMHQQFIQPMMEYADIIIPNNKYNTVAVDIVKTIINEKLQ; encoded by the coding sequence ATGCTGATAATAGGAATTGCAGGAGGTACTGGTTGTGGTAAAACAACGGTTGTTAATCAAATTTTAACCCAGTTGCCAGAAGGAGAGGTTGGTATAATTTCTCAGGATTCGTATTATAAAGATACGAGCCACCTGTCTTACGACGAAAGAATTAAAATTAATTTTGACCACCCAAGATCTATAGATTTTGAACTTTTAGAGCAACATCTTAAGGAATTAAAAGCAGGACAAGCTATAGAACAACCGGTATATTCTTTTGTAAAACACAACAGAACTGGGGATACTATAAAGACAAAGCCAAGAAAAGTGATGATAGTGGAAGGTATTTTAATATTGACCCATCCTGAACTTAGAGAAATGTTTGATATTAAAATATTTGTTCATGCTGATAGTGACGAGCGTTTAATTAGAAGATTAAAACGTGATATTACAGAGCGTGGTAGAGATATAGACGAAGTTTTAGCACGTTACCAAAACACACTAAAACCAATGCATCAACAGTTTATACAACCAATGATGGAATATGCAGATATTATTATTCCAAACAATAAATACAACACCGTTGCTGTAGATATTGTAAAGACTATTATTAACGAGAAACTACAATAA
- a CDS encoding FtsB family cell division protein, translated as MKWYKNIYIIILIGFGVWMVFFDTNSLQSHIEVNHERSKLEDEKEYYRKEIVKDKKAIKKLTSTDGLETFAREKYYMKKENEDIYIIEYEDSLKTKNNE; from the coding sequence ATGAAGTGGTACAAAAACATATATATAATTATCCTAATCGGGTTTGGCGTTTGGATGGTTTTTTTTGACACCAACTCATTACAAAGTCATATTGAAGTTAATCACGAAAGAAGCAAACTAGAGGACGAAAAAGAATATTATAGAAAGGAAATCGTAAAGGATAAAAAAGCAATTAAAAAGCTGACCAGTACTGATGGTCTAGAAACTTTTGCGAGAGAGAAATACTATATGAAAAAGGAAAACGAAGATATTTATATCATCGAATACGAAGACAGCTTAAAGACCAAAAACAATGAGTAA